In the genome of Deinococcus deserti VCD115, one region contains:
- a CDS encoding NUDIX domain-containing protein encodes MPQLGLRVGAGVAVVARGQVLLIRRHDNDCWDLPGGGVSAGEQVEAAACRELSEETGLRLDVKNVTLLGVFSGLQHRHTYPDGNTVDWVTVVYHAPLNCTPAVRAGDDAAEAKFWPLDNLPQPLATAAPFYLEALSDARGASLE; translated from the coding sequence GTGCCGCAGCTGGGCCTGCGGGTCGGCGCCGGGGTAGCCGTCGTGGCCAGGGGGCAGGTGCTGCTGATCCGCCGGCATGACAATGACTGCTGGGATCTGCCCGGCGGCGGGGTCTCGGCAGGCGAACAGGTAGAAGCTGCTGCCTGCCGGGAGCTGTCTGAGGAGACCGGCCTGAGGCTGGACGTGAAGAACGTTACACTGCTGGGTGTGTTCAGTGGCCTCCAGCATCGGCACACCTATCCGGACGGCAATACCGTGGACTGGGTGACGGTGGTGTACCACGCACCCCTGAACTGTACCCCCGCGGTCCGGGCTGGAGACGACGCGGCCGAGGCGAAATTCTGGCCGCTAGATAATCTTCCGCAGCCGCTGGCGACAGCGGCACCCTTCTATCTCGAGGCCCTGTCTGACGCCCGGGGAGCTTCTCTTGAGTGA